The nucleotide sequence CAATATACGCATCAAGCTCTGAAATTTTTATTCTTTCTTGACTCATAGAATCACGTATTCTTACAGTAATAGTATCGTCTTGCAGAGTCTGATGATCTACTGTAACAGCAAGTGGTGCACCAACCTCATCTAATCTCCTATATCTTCTTCCTATGGCACCAGAGTGATCCAAAAATGTATCATATTTTGTTCTAATCTTGAAAAAAACTTCCTCAGCTTTTTCTGCAAGTCCATCTTTTTTAACAAGAGATAATATGCCAACATGAATCGGTGCAAGATATGGCTTTAAGGAAAGAACGACTCTATCATTTTCTTTATCATCACGAAAACTATGTTCTAGAATGGTATAGAGACTCCTGTCTATGCCCATGGATAACTCAAACACATGTGGAAGTACTTTGACCTCATCATCTAACACTTCAAATTTTTCCTTACTTTTATTTGCATGACTCATTAAATCATAATCAGATCTATAGTTACATGCAACAAGCTCTAACCACCCTGTAGCAGTTTCAACTTCAAAATCAAAAGCAACAGATGCATAAAATGCCTTTTCTTTATCTCCAAGTTTTCTAAACCTACTTTTTGTTACATCAATTCCTGTCTTTTGATAAAACTCTATCAATAATCCAAGATAATATGCTACAAGTTTGTTTGGTAAAATTCCAGCATCTAGAGCTTTTTTACAAGTCATAGTTTTGATCTCATTTTCAACCATAATTCTGATCTCAGTATTTTCAACCTCAGAAAATTTTTCAAGATTATCTAGTTTATTTGGATTGCAAAAGACTTCAATTTCTGCCTGATAAAATTCTCTTAGTCTTAGAAGACTTTGCCGTGGAGAAATTTCATTTCTAAAACTTTTACCTATCTGTGCTATTCCTATAGGCAATTTGCCACGCATTGTTTTAAAAAGCCTAGGAAAATCAACAAAAATAGATTGACATGTTTCTGGTCTAAGGTATGCTGATTCTGATTCAGGTCCTATACCAACCTTAAACATCATGTTGAATTTGTGAGCTTTCTCAAAACTACCTTTGCATTTTGGACAGACGATTTTTTTTTCTAAAATTACTTTATCAAACTCAGTAAGATCAGCGCTTTCAGGCACTACAATAGAAGTAATTTCGGTAATTAGTTTATCTGCTCTAAAAATTGATTTACATTTTTGGCATCCTATGATGGGATCTGCAAAACTAGAAAGATGACCAGATGCCACAAAAACAGCCTCTGACATTATTTGAGAGCCATCTATTTCCATCATTCTATCTCTCCTAACAAACTCTCGTCTCCACAATTCAATGAATTTATTTTTTAGACTAACACCAGATGGACCATATTCCCAAAAACCAGCTTGTGCATCTGCATAAATTTCACAACTTGGGAAATAAAATCCACGCTCTAATGCAAGCTGCATTATCTGATCATAATTCACAACAAATCAACTCCATCAATTGAATTCATATGTAATTATGCTAATTCCTTTACTTTTTCTATGTTTCCAAGATCGTCACGTCTTTCATCTATTGGTGTTTCTAAGATAATTGGAATATTTTTAGAGTTAGTAAATTTTATGACATGAGCAAGACCAACCTCACCAATTTGTCCTAGTCCAATATGTTCATGTCTATCAATATTGCAACCTATCTCGCCTTTTGAGTCGTTTAAATGAACTATTTTGAGTTGCTCAAAGCCTATTGCCTTTCCAAATTTTTCAAGAGTCAAGGTAGCAGCTTTTTTTGTCCTTAAATCATATCCTGCTGCAAAGGCATGACATGTGTCAAGACAAACTCCAAATCTTTTTTCTGGCTTGAGTTGAAATAGTATGGAAGCAAGCTGTTCAAAATCAGAACCAACACTATTTTTTTGTCCTGCAGTGTTTTCAAGAAGTATAGTAACATCATCTGTTGTTTCTTTAGCAGCTTTTGTAAATGCTTTAACTAGTTTTTCTATTCCTTTTTTATCTCCAGATCCTTTATGGCTGCCAAGATGTGCTACAAGGTATGGAATTCCAAGTTTACTACATCTTTTTATCTCATCTATTAACGAATTCAACGATTTTGCAAATGGGTCATCTTCTGGTGAAGAAAGATTTGGTAAATATGGCATATGAGCAACAGTTGCAAATCTATCAATCTTACTTGCTACAAGTTTTTCTTTAAAACTTGTGATATCGTTTTTGGCAAGTGGCTTTGCAGCCCAGCCTCTTGGATTTCTTGTAAAAATCTGAAATGCTGAACAACCCATTGCTTCTGCATTATCAACTGATTTGTCTATAGAACCAGCTATGGATACATGCAAGCCAACCTGCATGCTGGTAATCTAATTGAGGATAATTTAAACTCCTAGGAGTATTTGAGGCAAAATGATGGCAGACCAATTCTAATTTTGAAAACATAACCAAATTTTTAAGGTAAAAAGAAACAAAGAAAATATGTTACAACTTGGCATAAAGGAACTTGCAAAGTATCCCTTCCTAGCGGAAACGGGAGATTATCTAAAAGACAAAGGATTCAACCTAGAACAATTATCAGATCCAGATTGGAAACCAGTGGTTGAAAAGGCATATGGTAGAATTGTTGTTGCTACAACGGGGCAAATTTATGGTGGTGATATTGAAAACCCCGACTTGGAGATTCTCTCTTTTGTTATTAGTATAATATTATTAAAATCAGCAGGAATCTCTACTCTGAACAGAAGATTCTCTCTTGCAGAAGCAAGAAGAGCAGAAAGGTATCTAGAACAAGGTCTCAATGCTTTACAAAAGGACCGTACTATATTAGAAAATCTAAAACTAAAAGAGGAATCAATTAAATCTTCCCTGAAAATAATACAAGATCTTTTTTCAATACGGGTAGAAATGGAAGATGACAGATTAAAAATTCGTATTGCAGATTATCTTAAGCGTGCAATTCATTTTAATGAACGAGAGTGGAAGCTAGTAAATCGTCGAGTGGAAAGTGGTTATGTATATTTATCATCGCATGAGATAGTCAGACTTGTACGAAAAGAACTTGATGTATATATCAATTCAAAGATACAATCAGTTAGTGTATCATTTATTCCAGAAACATTTCGTGAACGTGTAGGAGATCTGGTATTGCTTGCAAAAAAATTTTCTACCACAGTAATTGTTTCCGGTGATTATCCACCATGTGTCAAACACGCAATCGAAGTACTTGATAGAGGAGAAAACTTGCCTCACTCGGGAAGGTTTATGCTTGCTACATATCTGCTAGCAAAAGGACAGACCGTTGAACAAATTGCTCCATTATTTAAAAATGCTCCAGATTACAATGAGCGTATTACAAAATATCAGCTTGAGCATATAGCAGGTTCATCTGGTAAAGCGACAAAATATTCTTGTCCATCATGTGAAAAACTAAAGAGTGAAAATCTTTGTTTTGCTATACCGGAATGTGACGGAATTATAAATCCAGTTCAGTTTGGTACAAGGAGAAAAACAAGTGCTTGAAAAAAATGTAAACTTTGTAGAAGCAGCTCTAAAAGAATATTATTTTAATAACTTTGAGCTGATCCACGTTCCATCTAGAACTTCAGAGCGAGAATTTGGCTATCAAAAATTTAACTCTGGTATGGCTAGACACCTTACAGTAAAAAATGATAAGGATTTGCATTTTTTACTTATGACGCAAGTGCCATCTGACATTTATTGCTCAAACGCTTGTTACTCCTTTCCAAATCTACCAATGTCAGAAAAGGACTGGAAAGAAGCAGATTTGATATTTGATATAGATGCAAAGGATCTGAAACTTGGTTGTAGAAAGGATCAT is from Nitrosopumilaceae archaeon and encodes:
- a CDS encoding DNA primase — protein: MLQLGIKELAKYPFLAETGDYLKDKGFNLEQLSDPDWKPVVEKAYGRIVVATTGQIYGGDIENPDLEILSFVISIILLKSAGISTLNRRFSLAEARRAERYLEQGLNALQKDRTILENLKLKEESIKSSLKIIQDLFSIRVEMEDDRLKIRIADYLKRAIHFNEREWKLVNRRVESGYVYLSSHEIVRLVRKELDVYINSKIQSVSVSFIPETFRERVGDLVLLAKKFSTTVIVSGDYPPCVKHAIEVLDRGENLPHSGRFMLATYLLAKGQTVEQIAPLFKNAPDYNERITKYQLEHIAGSSGKATKYSCPSCEKLKSENLCFAIPECDGIINPVQFGTRRKTSA
- a CDS encoding glycine--tRNA ligase, coding for MNYDQIMQLALERGFYFPSCEIYADAQAGFWEYGPSGVSLKNKFIELWRREFVRRDRMMEIDGSQIMSEAVFVASGHLSSFADPIIGCQKCKSIFRADKLITEITSIVVPESADLTEFDKVILEKKIVCPKCKGSFEKAHKFNMMFKVGIGPESESAYLRPETCQSIFVDFPRLFKTMRGKLPIGIAQIGKSFRNEISPRQSLLRLREFYQAEIEVFCNPNKLDNLEKFSEVENTEIRIMVENEIKTMTCKKALDAGILPNKLVAYYLGLLIEFYQKTGIDVTKSRFRKLGDKEKAFYASVAFDFEVETATGWLELVACNYRSDYDLMSHANKSKEKFEVLDDEVKVLPHVFELSMGIDRSLYTILEHSFRDDKENDRVVLSLKPYLAPIHVGILSLVKKDGLAEKAEEVFFKIRTKYDTFLDHSGAIGRRYRRLDEVGAPLAVTVDHQTLQDDTITVRIRDSMSQERIKISELDAYIVKAITYP
- a CDS encoding deoxyribonuclease IV translates to MQVGLHVSIAGSIDKSVDNAEAMGCSAFQIFTRNPRGWAAKPLAKNDITSFKEKLVASKIDRFATVAHMPYLPNLSSPEDDPFAKSLNSLIDEIKRCSKLGIPYLVAHLGSHKGSGDKKGIEKLVKAFTKAAKETTDDVTILLENTAGQKNSVGSDFEQLASILFQLKPEKRFGVCLDTCHAFAAGYDLRTKKAATLTLEKFGKAIGFEQLKIVHLNDSKGEIGCNIDRHEHIGLGQIGEVGLAHVIKFTNSKNIPIILETPIDERRDDLGNIEKVKELA